The following are encoded together in the Anaerostipes caccae L1-92 genome:
- a CDS encoding ABC transporter permease subunit — MKSFWGLLVISCVLSCILLLDGSPPAKSLDVFNHILYTAPLLYVLIMIFGALFIGSDFENRTIQSYISAGHKRGHILLVKIIVHLTGCISILCLPLFAGAAAGCMLFGITSASLSALFLKSVLAIWIICAMAMLPCLCGFLFQGVGKALTLPLVLFFVMLFLLNGRHYPLVAAVLPMGQLRLLCFDQLTSLNVFLTNFLWIFICCIWAYWNFSRTDLK; from the coding sequence ATGAAAAGTTTTTGGGGACTTTTGGTCATTTCCTGTGTCCTGAGCTGTATTCTTCTGCTCGACGGATCGCCGCCCGCAAAATCACTGGATGTTTTCAATCATATCCTGTACACCGCTCCCCTGCTCTACGTCTTAATCATGATCTTCGGTGCGCTGTTCATCGGGTCGGATTTTGAAAACCGGACAATACAAAGCTATATTTCGGCAGGTCATAAAAGGGGGCACATCCTGCTGGTCAAGATCATCGTACACCTTACCGGATGTATTTCTATCCTCTGTCTTCCTCTGTTTGCAGGGGCAGCGGCAGGATGTATGCTGTTTGGAATCACCAGTGCCTCTTTATCGGCTCTTTTCCTCAAATCAGTGCTGGCTATCTGGATCATATGCGCAATGGCCATGCTTCCCTGTCTTTGCGGATTTCTTTTCCAAGGCGTTGGAAAGGCGCTGACTCTGCCGCTGGTCCTCTTTTTTGTCATGCTCTTTCTTTTAAACGGCCGGCACTATCCCCTTGTGGCAGCGGTTCTTCCGATGGGGCAGCTAAGGCTGCTGTGTTTCGATCAGCTGACAAGTTTAAATGTCTTTTTAACGAACTTTTTATGGATCTTTATCTGCTGTATTTGGGCTTATTGGAATTTTTCCCGAACAGATTTGAAATGA
- a CDS encoding TraX family protein, whose translation MIIHKEHTAFQLKTFGAITMFLDHAYKICFFWIVSGLSVWLHLGEEICYNIVTLLFGVTSMSFFIFAFFCAESCGYTKHRFRYLRNLLVFAVLSEIPFQYLVDTIEGEPLKLQFGFTNVLFTLLLGTCACFAYEEMKKRGKGWIGLLAAVLCAGIAWVLHTDYDMYGVMAVFACYFFREKKQKFTALGIIIFLLYGIRIPAEDILSYGFDLYMLPSYFIKLFFCLGTILVLQTYHGVKGKGMKYFFYLFYPVHISLLVFVYAVFLA comes from the coding sequence ATGATAATACATAAAGAACATACAGCATTTCAACTTAAAACTTTTGGGGCCATCACGATGTTTTTGGACCATGCATATAAAATATGTTTCTTTTGGATCGTAAGTGGACTGAGCGTATGGCTTCATTTGGGGGAAGAAATATGTTATAACATTGTCACTCTGCTGTTCGGCGTTACCTCTATGTCATTTTTTATTTTTGCATTTTTCTGTGCAGAGTCTTGTGGGTATACAAAGCATAGATTCCGCTATCTAAGAAACCTTTTGGTATTTGCAGTTCTGTCAGAGATTCCATTTCAGTATCTTGTAGATACTATAGAAGGAGAACCCCTGAAACTGCAGTTTGGATTTACCAATGTTTTATTTACACTGCTGCTGGGGACATGTGCTTGCTTTGCATATGAAGAGATGAAGAAGCGGGGCAAAGGATGGATTGGTCTGTTGGCCGCTGTACTCTGTGCGGGAATCGCTTGGGTGCTGCACACGGATTATGATATGTACGGGGTTATGGCTGTATTTGCGTGTTATTTTTTTAGAGAGAAAAAGCAGAAATTTACCGCCCTCGGAATCATCATTTTCTTGCTTTATGGCATACGGATTCCCGCAGAAGATATCTTATCTTATGGGTTTGATTTATATATGCTTCCCTCTTATTTCATTAAATTATTTTTTTGCCTTGGCACAATACTGGTTCTCCAAACATACCATGGAGTGAAAGGAAAAGGGATGAAATACTTTTTTTATTTGTTTTATCCTGTTCATATTTCACTGTTGGTCTTCGTTTATGCGGTGTTTTTGGCCTAA
- a CDS encoding RNA polymerase sigma factor yields the protein MRSEADLTNTIEIYSDMLRKICFMHLKNYSDVEDVFQDVFLKYMQSDISFESEEHKKAWLIRVTVNRCKDVLKNFFRRNAVSYDCISKEPIFLQERDLDVFDAVTKLPTKFKNVVYLFYYEEYTVPEIAQILHKKENTIYTWLGRARKKLKEDLGGDFFEE from the coding sequence ATGAGAAGTGAAGCAGACCTGACAAATACAATAGAGATATATTCTGATATGCTCAGGAAAATATGTTTTATGCATTTAAAGAATTATAGTGATGTGGAAGATGTATTTCAGGATGTATTTTTAAAGTATATGCAGAGTGACATCAGCTTTGAGAGTGAAGAACACAAAAAAGCCTGGCTGATCAGGGTCACAGTAAACAGATGTAAAGATGTGCTGAAGAATTTTTTTCGGAGGAATGCAGTCTCTTATGACTGCATCAGCAAAGAACCCATTTTTTTGCAGGAGAGGGATCTGGATGTTTTTGATGCAGTAACAAAGCTGCCGACTAAATTTAAAAATGTAGTTTATCTTTTTTATTATGAAGAATATACAGTGCCGGAAATTGCACAGATTCTTCATAAAAAAGAGAACACGATTTATACCTGGCTTGGAAGGGCAAGAAAAAAGCTCAAGGAAGATTTAGGAGGTGACTTTTTTGAAGAATGA
- a CDS encoding Ig-like domain-containing protein, whose protein sequence is MKKKLFCMILVFSMIIPTLAIPAAESCQHEWSEWDTTTEPTCSDTGEKSRWCYLCYESQTKTIPATGDHLWDDWYTVKKPTIHKTGLKQRECLECYKRQSKKTAKLKPYVKFTKKTVKLKVSKTYKLKIKYAKGDSVKKWKSSNKKIATVSKKGKVKAKRKGTAKITVTMKSGKKATCRIKVSPKKKSSKKKHTETVYWTPGGSVYHSTIDCPTLGRSRTIYHGSLSSCPKSRPCKVCY, encoded by the coding sequence ATGAAAAAGAAATTGTTTTGTATGATTCTGGTATTCTCTATGATAATACCAACACTTGCGATCCCGGCAGCCGAGTCTTGTCAGCATGAGTGGAGTGAATGGGATACTACGACTGAACCTACATGCAGTGATACCGGAGAAAAATCCCGCTGGTGTTATCTTTGCTATGAAAGCCAGACTAAAACTATCCCTGCAACAGGTGATCATTTATGGGATGACTGGTATACCGTAAAAAAACCAACCATCCATAAAACAGGTCTGAAACAGCGCGAGTGTCTTGAATGTTATAAAAGACAGTCAAAGAAAACTGCAAAATTAAAACCGTATGTAAAGTTTACGAAGAAAACCGTAAAATTAAAAGTCTCTAAAACCTACAAACTGAAAATAAAATATGCAAAAGGTGATTCCGTAAAGAAATGGAAATCCAGCAATAAGAAGATTGCCACTGTCTCAAAAAAGGGAAAAGTAAAAGCAAAAAGAAAAGGCACTGCCAAGATCACAGTGACTATGAAGTCCGGCAAAAAAGCAACCTGCCGGATTAAGGTTTCTCCTAAAAAGAAGTCTTCAAAAAAGAAACATACAGAAACAGTTTACTGGACTCCCGGAGGTTCTGTATACCACAGCACCATAGACTGCCCGACTCTGGGCCGTTCCAGGACGATTTATCATGGCTCCCTGTCTTCCTGTCCTAAGAGCAGGCCCTGCAAAGTCTGCTACTAA
- a CDS encoding ABC transporter permease: MKALINLLKTERYYFLHNRTYWWSVIMIFMLGFITAPAYRSEIFGPKEKIAENLTDILNGMVYDSTFLLIIVSCILALVLGQEFSWRTIQQEIAAGHSRLTVFISKIIVYLTAFNLLALVFPAAGCIRESIYFGIHDLIGFLSDFVRAAADSFLFNSPVLLIPIFLCFVLRNMPRAICAAALLTFVLSLYLGYGMMLDLPVRFLPSFQIRQVISGTEILTFGSLAVSLCWSTVLLLASWKTFRSCELK; encoded by the coding sequence GTGAAAGCATTGATCAATTTATTAAAGACTGAACGGTATTATTTTTTACACAACCGTACCTACTGGTGGAGCGTGATCATGATCTTTATGCTTGGCTTCATCACTGCGCCGGCTTACAGGTCAGAAATCTTCGGCCCCAAAGAAAAAATTGCCGAAAATCTTACAGATATACTAAACGGCATGGTGTATGACTCTACCTTCCTGCTGATTATCGTCTCCTGTATCCTGGCACTGGTCCTCGGCCAGGAATTTTCCTGGCGCACTATCCAGCAGGAAATCGCCGCGGGACATTCCCGTCTCACAGTATTTATAAGCAAAATCATCGTATATCTCACCGCCTTTAATCTTCTGGCGTTGGTGTTTCCGGCTGCAGGCTGCATCAGAGAATCTATTTATTTTGGTATTCATGATCTGATCGGTTTCTTATCAGATTTTGTCAGGGCTGCGGCTGATTCCTTTCTGTTTAACAGTCCTGTCCTGCTGATTCCAATCTTTTTGTGTTTTGTTCTGAGAAATATGCCCAGGGCAATCTGTGCCGCCGCTCTCCTCACCTTTGTGTTAAGTCTGTATCTGGGATACGGAATGATGCTGGACCTGCCGGTCCGCTTTCTGCCATCCTTCCAGATCCGTCAAGTGATCAGCGGTACCGAAATACTTACCTTCGGGAGTCTTGCTGTTTCGCTGTGCTGGAGTACCGTTCTTCTCCTGGCATCCTGGAAAACATTCAGAAGCTGTGAACTGAAATAA
- a CDS encoding sensor histidine kinase yields MNLVLFFLLILSVIISFKYFALKRQINHMSLQIDQVTCGKTEKMLDLSLADQDLELLAAKINLFFDCQRKSAAKALQHEEELKNSIANISHDLRTPLTVINGHLQILQKSRLLPDQKDRIETALRKTCRLRELIDVFYDLSILEADHTEPDWEDLNFSNFLIDFLADSAPLFQSRQLSPQITMPESSVFVKADRSMLERILQNLLSNAVRYTSGEICICLSLTKSRNVVFRISNAVSDPEKIQVSRLFERFYTKDQSRHNESTGLGLSVVKILVNKLHGTVEASVDGNVLSVTAVFKSSF; encoded by the coding sequence ATGAACCTCGTTCTATTCTTTCTCCTCATATTATCTGTCATTATATCTTTCAAATATTTTGCGCTGAAACGGCAGATAAACCACATGTCCCTTCAGATTGACCAGGTAACCTGCGGCAAAACCGAAAAAATGCTGGACTTGTCTCTGGCAGATCAGGACCTGGAACTGCTGGCGGCAAAAATAAACCTCTTTTTTGACTGTCAGCGCAAGTCGGCTGCAAAAGCCTTACAGCATGAAGAAGAACTGAAAAATTCCATAGCCAATATATCCCATGATCTGCGCACTCCTCTGACTGTGATCAACGGCCACCTCCAAATCCTGCAAAAGAGCCGGCTATTGCCTGATCAAAAGGACCGCATTGAAACTGCCCTGCGAAAAACCTGCCGTTTAAGGGAGCTGATCGATGTGTTTTATGATCTGTCCATTTTGGAGGCAGACCATACAGAACCTGATTGGGAAGATCTCAATTTTTCTAACTTTCTGATCGATTTTCTGGCAGACAGTGCCCCATTATTTCAAAGCAGACAGCTCTCTCCCCAAATCACAATGCCCGAATCTTCTGTCTTTGTAAAGGCGGACCGCAGCATGCTGGAACGTATTCTTCAGAATCTGCTGTCCAATGCAGTCCGCTATACGTCAGGAGAAATTTGTATTTGTCTTTCTCTGACCAAAAGCCGCAATGTGGTTTTTCGAATATCAAATGCGGTATCTGACCCTGAAAAGATTCAGGTGAGCAGATTGTTTGAACGCTTCTACACAAAGGACCAGTCACGTCATAATGAAAGTACGGGACTGGGCCTTTCTGTTGTAAAAATTCTGGTTAATAAACTGCACGGTACTGTCGAAGCTTCGGTCGATGGAAATGTCCTGTCTGTTACAGCCGTTTTTAAAAGCTCATTTTAA
- a CDS encoding hybrid sensor histidine kinase/response regulator, with the protein MKRLRESIHNKKLICFLGAAIVLLAVSFFIMLAAYFKKFDRTLAKENENRLSETAQQTASHALTIIKDTGVSLRMTADALSFIPSSSKKISYLQSTLKKPGVAFIGYAGRDGILRSPNMHKTEDISKEDYFLSACGGKTEVTNVQRKILEDKAVSGIIFSMPVYDGSGHAEGVLIAMMDIKNLQDALNMTSFSGNGYAYLIDMDGELILRTKSMDYNNYFTVLENVSFSDGYSFQKTKSDINAHKKGMTLYDHLGTEQYAYYQPLGFNGWTIISIVAKDTVSANTAALTKELSILVTACAGVFVFLLTCVAVSFISSKNQRRIAEMKSAFLANMSHEIRTPMNAVTGVSELLLREDLSAKQREYVNTIAHSSNSLLSVINDILDFSKIESGKFTLIEEEYSLRSLITDITALTVLKIGAKPVCFYIDLDEKLPAFLYGDMTRVKQIMVNLLGNAVKFTEQGHICLRLSGRIENGDFWLVMTVEDTGIGIRKQDMDRLFHSFEQVDTHHSHSTGGTGLGLAISRNLAEMMEGSIDVESVYGEGSSFTAAVRQRPQGEDKLVHITWPREQVLAVYEPNRDLCALYQKSLEEYKVSHWIESDQKKFIDAVSRGSYDFILADEKTLSMAESAIDRPVKGIVLLRQEEDAYGVQEPAVYSPLFCFGLESLMSSEKKVFRTAGQFDISMIRPVPEAKILLVDDNQINLGVAEALMAPYQMQIDCADSGKQAVQAVTEVDYDLIFLDHMMPEMDGVETLKVIRSLPNKKKRAVPVIALTANVTKEAQELFKKEGFDGFMPKPIDIRLLDQILMRYLRMHNR; encoded by the coding sequence ATGAAAAGATTGAGAGAATCCATACATAATAAAAAGTTAATCTGCTTTCTTGGCGCAGCCATTGTATTGCTGGCCGTATCCTTCTTTATTATGCTGGCAGCATACTTTAAAAAGTTTGACAGGACACTGGCAAAGGAAAATGAAAATCGGCTTTCTGAGACAGCTCAGCAGACGGCATCTCATGCGCTGACGATCATAAAGGATACAGGGGTATCCCTGAGGATGACGGCAGATGCATTATCGTTTATCCCAAGTTCCAGCAAAAAAATATCCTATCTTCAAAGTACTTTGAAGAAACCGGGGGTTGCCTTTATCGGTTATGCAGGCAGGGATGGAATTCTGCGGTCCCCCAATATGCATAAAACAGAAGATATATCAAAAGAGGACTATTTTCTTTCTGCATGCGGAGGGAAAACAGAGGTGACCAATGTTCAGAGAAAAATACTGGAGGACAAAGCAGTTTCGGGTATTATTTTTTCCATGCCGGTTTATGACGGATCAGGACACGCAGAGGGTGTCCTGATTGCTATGATGGATATAAAGAATTTACAGGATGCGCTGAATATGACCAGTTTCAGCGGAAATGGATATGCATACCTGATCGACATGGACGGGGAACTGATACTGCGTACAAAAAGTATGGACTATAATAATTACTTTACTGTGCTGGAGAATGTTTCTTTTAGTGACGGATATAGTTTTCAAAAAACAAAGTCTGATATAAATGCTCATAAAAAGGGGATGACACTTTATGATCATCTCGGCACAGAGCAGTATGCCTATTATCAGCCTCTGGGATTTAACGGCTGGACAATCATCAGCATTGTGGCAAAAGATACGGTTTCTGCCAATACCGCGGCTTTGACAAAGGAATTATCAATCCTGGTCACAGCGTGTGCCGGAGTTTTTGTTTTTCTCTTAACCTGCGTGGCAGTCTCATTTATCAGTTCTAAAAACCAACGGCGCATTGCAGAGATGAAGTCCGCTTTTTTGGCAAATATGAGCCATGAAATACGTACTCCCATGAATGCTGTCACTGGGGTCAGCGAATTATTATTAAGGGAGGATCTTTCGGCAAAACAAAGGGAGTATGTCAATACGATTGCCCATTCATCCAATAGTCTCCTCTCTGTCATCAATGATATTCTGGACTTTTCAAAGATTGAATCCGGAAAATTTACGCTGATCGAGGAAGAGTACAGTCTGAGAAGTCTGATCACAGATATAACTGCACTGACGGTTTTGAAGATCGGTGCAAAGCCTGTGTGCTTTTATATAGATTTAGATGAGAAGCTTCCGGCTTTTTTGTATGGAGATATGACGAGAGTCAAACAGATTATGGTAAACCTGCTTGGAAATGCGGTGAAATTTACAGAGCAGGGGCATATCTGCCTTCGACTCAGCGGCAGAATTGAAAACGGGGATTTCTGGCTGGTCATGACTGTGGAGGATACAGGGATCGGCATCAGGAAACAGGATATGGACCGTCTGTTTCACAGCTTTGAGCAAGTTGATACTCATCACAGTCACAGTACCGGGGGAACCGGTCTGGGACTGGCTATTTCCAGGAATCTGGCGGAGATGATGGAAGGAAGCATTGACGTGGAGAGTGTCTATGGTGAGGGAAGTTCTTTTACGGCGGCTGTCCGCCAAAGGCCGCAGGGAGAAGACAAGCTTGTTCATATCACCTGGCCTCGTGAACAGGTTTTGGCTGTATATGAGCCGAACAGGGATCTCTGTGCTCTGTATCAGAAGTCACTAGAAGAATACAAGGTTTCCCATTGGATTGAGTCTGATCAGAAAAAATTTATCGATGCTGTAAGCCGGGGGAGTTATGATTTTATTCTTGCGGATGAGAAAACGCTGTCAATGGCAGAGAGTGCAATAGACCGTCCGGTGAAAGGTATCGTACTTCTGCGTCAGGAAGAAGACGCTTATGGGGTTCAGGAGCCGGCTGTTTATTCTCCGCTGTTTTGTTTTGGCCTGGAAAGTCTGATGTCTTCTGAAAAGAAGGTCTTTCGGACAGCCGGTCAATTTGATATTTCCATGATACGGCCGGTTCCGGAGGCAAAAATATTGCTTGTCGACGATAACCAGATCAATCTGGGAGTGGCGGAGGCACTGATGGCTCCGTACCAGATGCAGATTGATTGTGCAGACTCCGGGAAGCAGGCTGTGCAGGCGGTGACGGAAGTGGACTATGATCTTATTTTTTTAGATCATATGATGCCTGAGATGGACGGTGTCGAAACATTAAAAGTGATCCGTTCATTGCCGAATAAAAAAAAGAGGGCGGTTCCGGTCATAGCGTTAACAGCCAATGTGACGAAAGAAGCACAGGAGTTGTTTAAGAAAGAGGGGTTTGACGGGTTTATGCCAAAACCCATTGACATCAGGCTGTTAGATCAAATTCTGATGCGGTATTTGAGGATGCATAACCGGTGA
- a CDS encoding response regulator transcription factor, producing MSRILIIEDDKEILKILSDFLSGYGFEAVGKTDGRCICQIIRHQNIDLVLLDLMLPYKSGDQLLKEIRSCSDLPVIVISARVTTQNKIDLLRLGADDYITKPFDLDETLARIESNLRRSKLQTFQKKVLKFQELTLDTGSLTAYLKGVELSLTAKEFRILELLMRYPDKIFSKANLFQSIWGSEYLSEDNTLNVHISHLRNKLKAVSSENEYIDTVWGIGYRLHKD from the coding sequence ATGTCAAGAATATTAATCATCGAAGACGACAAAGAAATCCTGAAAATTCTGTCAGACTTTTTATCCGGATACGGCTTTGAAGCCGTTGGCAAAACTGACGGCCGCTGTATTTGTCAAATCATCAGACACCAAAACATCGATCTGGTACTTCTGGATCTCATGCTTCCATATAAAAGCGGCGATCAGCTCCTGAAAGAAATACGTTCCTGTTCTGATCTTCCCGTGATTGTCATTTCTGCCCGGGTAACGACTCAGAATAAAATTGATCTGCTTCGTCTCGGCGCGGATGATTATATTACAAAGCCTTTTGATCTGGATGAAACCCTTGCAAGGATTGAAAGCAACCTCCGAAGATCGAAGCTTCAGACATTCCAAAAAAAGGTCCTTAAATTTCAGGAGCTGACTTTGGATACCGGTTCTCTTACTGCATATCTCAAAGGCGTGGAACTTTCCTTAACAGCAAAGGAATTCAGGATTCTTGAGCTGCTGATGAGATATCCGGACAAAATATTTTCCAAAGCAAATCTGTTTCAAAGCATCTGGGGCAGTGAATATTTAAGTGAGGACAATACACTGAACGTACATATCAGTCATCTGAGAAACAAGCTCAAAGCTGTTTCTTCCGAAAACGAATATATTGATACTGTCTGGGGCATCGGCTACCGGCTGCACAAAGACTGA
- a CDS encoding ATP-binding cassette domain-containing protein, whose protein sequence is MNSTVLEAHNLTKKYKHSLVIDHINLRIEKGKIYGFIGQNGAGKTTFLRLTAGLSFPTDGTLELWGQRNRTGLQEQRKRMGCLIESPALYPNLTAVQNLEVQRLQRGIPGKSVISDCLRMTGLTDTAKKPVRNFSLGMRQRLGIAAALLNNPEFLILDEPINGLDPNGIVEIRRLLKDLNQKYGMTILVSSHILEELYQTASQFILIHKGRIIDELSGRELDEQCKRHIAIKTNQPQNALLSLEKHLHTEHLRLMPDGTIRLYEYLDDIETVARTLSDSGILVTTLNVSGDTLEDYFLRKVGAVSHAQNLKS, encoded by the coding sequence ATGAATTCTACTGTATTAGAAGCACATAATTTAACGAAAAAATATAAGCATTCTTTGGTTATAGACCACATAAATTTAAGGATCGAGAAAGGCAAAATTTACGGATTTATCGGACAGAACGGCGCCGGAAAGACCACATTCCTCCGCTTGACTGCCGGGCTGTCCTTTCCCACGGACGGTACTCTTGAACTTTGGGGACAGAGGAACAGAACCGGTCTCCAGGAGCAGCGAAAAAGGATGGGATGTCTGATCGAGTCTCCCGCTCTTTATCCCAACCTGACAGCAGTTCAAAATCTTGAGGTGCAGAGGCTTCAGAGAGGCATTCCCGGAAAATCTGTCATTTCAGACTGTCTTCGCATGACCGGTCTTACAGATACCGCAAAAAAACCGGTCAGAAACTTTTCCCTGGGAATGAGGCAGCGCCTCGGAATCGCTGCCGCCCTGTTAAACAATCCTGAATTTCTTATTTTGGATGAACCTATCAACGGTCTTGATCCTAACGGTATCGTTGAAATCCGCAGACTCCTCAAAGACCTGAACCAAAAATACGGGATGACAATCTTAGTCTCCAGCCATATACTGGAGGAATTATACCAGACCGCTTCACAGTTCATCCTGATCCATAAAGGAAGGATCATTGATGAACTGTCAGGCCGAGAACTGGATGAACAGTGCAAAAGGCATATAGCCATCAAAACAAATCAGCCGCAGAACGCACTTCTGTCACTGGAAAAACACCTGCACACAGAGCATCTGCGCCTCATGCCCGACGGCACCATCCGCCTGTATGAGTATCTGGATGATATAGAAACGGTTGCCCGGACCCTGTCGGATTCCGGCATCCTCGTTACCACCCTGAATGTATCCGGAGATACTTTGGAAGATTATTTTTTGAGAAAGGTTGGTGCAGTATCCCATGCGCAGAATCTTAAAAGCTGA
- a CDS encoding ABC transporter substrate-binding protein — MKRYLAAVLSLILLTAGLIGCSAKHPKNDSDAAVSCFREPQYKLKGEGRQTLVLWSQEPEAERVYIQRAIKNFEEATGNRVKVKSYPKDEFQKQIRQAFAGKQKKPDLLLTYGGTNIDKIDPDKNLYDFTEAVWVDDLTDTSVNQAIYHGKVIGLPHWEASVSGTVYNKEIFQDLHLKVPKTQEEFMKVCEVLKKNHITPVYLPFKEPSMMLYQFPLDTIVSDSEVLENLNSGKIGYADIPEMKTIVKWYKTMMKKEYFGKDYALNNWDGMNDAMKSGKYGMMFCWDTWLYTDFDGDPSRFGLMPAFIGVPEHGTFEGPNLALFTVNKHSSKLTAAVDFVTFLADPYNYNKAFEGIYTAPVFKNQTASISTPQYMQAERLIDRNYHDSAAWLRIRGFSQTDALCIQEYMVSGRNITPEQCLEKMDRLRRQRIRQEK; from the coding sequence ATGAAGAGATATCTTGCGGCGGTTTTGTCCTTGATTCTGCTGACGGCAGGACTGATCGGCTGCTCTGCCAAACATCCCAAAAATGATTCGGATGCTGCGGTATCCTGCTTCAGAGAGCCGCAGTACAAGCTGAAGGGGGAAGGCAGGCAGACACTGGTCTTGTGGTCTCAGGAACCGGAGGCAGAACGTGTCTATATACAGAGAGCTATTAAGAATTTTGAGGAAGCAACGGGAAACCGCGTAAAGGTGAAGTCTTATCCTAAAGATGAATTTCAAAAACAGATCAGGCAGGCCTTTGCCGGAAAGCAAAAGAAGCCCGACCTGCTTCTGACTTATGGAGGGACCAATATCGATAAAATTGATCCGGACAAAAATCTATATGACTTTACAGAGGCCGTATGGGTGGATGATCTGACAGACACGTCTGTCAATCAGGCGATCTACCACGGCAAAGTCATCGGCCTTCCTCACTGGGAAGCATCTGTATCCGGAACGGTCTACAACAAAGAAATTTTTCAGGATCTTCATCTGAAAGTCCCAAAAACACAAGAAGAGTTTATGAAAGTATGCGAAGTCCTGAAGAAGAATCATATTACACCTGTATATCTCCCGTTTAAAGAGCCATCCATGATGCTATACCAATTTCCGCTCGACACCATTGTCAGTGATTCGGAAGTTTTGGAAAATCTGAATAGCGGAAAAATCGGCTATGCAGATATTCCCGAGATGAAGACTATTGTAAAATGGTATAAAACAATGATGAAAAAAGAGTATTTCGGAAAGGATTATGCATTAAATAACTGGGACGGTATGAATGATGCCATGAAGAGCGGGAAATACGGCATGATGTTCTGCTGGGATACATGGCTTTACACGGACTTTGACGGAGATCCATCCAGGTTTGGCCTTATGCCGGCCTTCATCGGGGTCCCTGAACACGGAACATTTGAAGGGCCTAACCTGGCATTATTCACTGTAAATAAACATAGTTCTAAATTAACTGCTGCCGTTGATTTCGTTACTTTTTTAGCAGACCCGTATAATTACAATAAAGCATTCGAGGGGATTTATACTGCACCGGTATTTAAAAATCAGACGGCGAGTATTTCAACTCCTCAGTATATGCAGGCAGAGCGTCTGATTGACCGAAATTATCATGATTCTGCAGCATGGCTGAGGATCAGAGGATTTTCACAGACAGACGCCTTGTGTATTCAGGAATATATGGTTTCAGGCCGTAATATAACACCGGAGCAGTGCTTGGAAAAGATGGACCGGCTGCGAAGACAGAGGATAAGGCAGGAAAAGTGA